ACGTTGGGTAATGCCCGCTTTCGGCGTAGCGGAGGGACTGTTCCGCGGAGTTTTTCATCGCCGCCGCCGCCATGAGGTCCGGCCTTGATCCCGCGGCCTTCTCCAGCGCCTGTTCCAGGGTGATGGCAATGGGGGTGAATGCAAGGCCGTCCACGATGGAATATTCCGGCGCGCCGGTGATCCCCATGGCGTTGTCCAGGTTGAGCCGGGCGATTTTCAGGGCATTGCCGGCCTTCATAAGGTTGAGCCGCGCGGAGGAAAGGTCCACCGCCGCCTTGGTCACCTCATACTTGGGCTTGGCCCCCGCGTCGAAAAATCCCCGCGCCTGGCGCATGTGGTCCTCGTATTGGCGCACGTTCTCCCGCATAAGCTCCACGTTGCGAATCGCCTGGGCGAGGCCGTAATACGCCTGCCGGACGTTGAAAACGATCTGCTGCCGGACGTTTTCCAGATCGGCCATGGCCGAATCGGCGCCATACCGCTGGACATCGGCCTGCGACGATGTTTTTCCGAAATCGAAAATGGTCTGGGTGGCCGAGGCTCCGGCGGAGTAGTTTCTGGAAAGCTGGTAGCGTCCGGTGGAGGACACGGTTGTGGAGTAATCGGTTTGGCTGTACCCGGCCGAAAGGCCGATCTGCGGGTAATACCCCGATTTGGCCCCCTGGGCCTTGGCCTTCCCCGCCTCCGCCGCCCCAGTGGATGCGGCTATGTCCGGATGGGCTCCAAGCGCGATTTCCACACAACGGGCGACGTCGAGCTTTTCACCCGGCTTTACCGGGCTTTCCGCAAACGCGGCGGCATGAAAACCGAAAAACAACGCAAGATAAAAGGCCGGTTTGATCCACTTCATGCGCGTTCGCCCCCCCTTTGTCATCCCTTCATCCCCAGCATCACCAATTTCGCGATCAGCCGGGAGAGCAAAGGGGCCGTTTTGCGAATGACAAATTTCGCGAGCCCGTCCAGCCCGATGGCAAGCTTGAAAAAACCTTCCCGCGTTTTATCAACGGCGGTGTAAAGAATGTATATGATCCGTTCGGCGATTGAATATTCAAGCTTGCCGGTGATGTTTTTTATAAAAT
This DNA window, taken from Nitrospinota bacterium, encodes the following:
- a CDS encoding TolC family protein: MKWIKPAFYLALFFGFHAAAFAESPVKPGEKLDVARCVEIALGAHPDIAASTGAAEAGKAKAQGAKSGYYPQIGLSAGYSQTDYSTTVSSTGRYQLSRNYSAGASATQTIFDFGKTSSQADVQRYGADSAMADLENVRQQIVFNVRQAYYGLAQAIRNVELMRENVRQYEDHMRQARGFFDAGAKPKYEVTKAAVDLSSARLNLMKAGNALKIARLNLDNAMGITGAPEYSIVDGLAFTPIAITLEQALEKAAGSRPDLMAAAAMKNSAEQSLRYAESGHYPTLSGSASYDYYGEKPPLDSQWSAGVTFTLPLFSGFSTRYQVEEARANLTTLTAKESALIRNIQLEVQKAYVNLKDAEERIAVARESVQLAVENQDLANGRYAAGVGNSIEVSDAQAGYVNAKTAHNQALADYKVAEASLYKAIGER